The genome window AAGGTTTTCTTCTTGCATGCTCAGTTGATTTTTTGGTTTTGAGCTGGAATGACAAGAACTAAAATCCTCTATTGGTCAACTTTTGGGCAGTGAGGTGTCAATTACCAATCTTTAGATAGTGCCGGAAATTCAAATCCCTCATCTTGTCTGGAGAAAAAAAGTTAATACCGAGAATTCAATTATTATTCAATCTTGTggttgaccatgttgacagtGTTGCCTTGCAAAAAGGACTAAAAAATGCTTGAATATAAAATATTGCAGTCATGCTGATTGATATTCTTGGCAGTAAACTGTCCTTTCAAATCACACTTTGTTAATGGATTACAAGAGATAAATAGTGTTCCTTTTCTCCTGTGATATATAGTTATACGATAGCCTTCCACTTTAGATCCAATGAGATCCTCTTAGAAGTATCCAACCTGGGTTTAGTACACATCGACTTAACACATATTTTCTTGATTCTTCCAGAGGCAAGAGTCTGTGATGTCGAGCACCAGTCTCGACAAGGTTGCACggtcgaagaagaagaaggaccGTGTGTTCAGCTTCTCGGGGAGTACGAGTAATTACTTTGCATCGGCGACTGATTTGTCCAAGACCCTCGTGAAGAATGACTACTTCAGTGACATGAATCCACGCAGCATGAGACGGCTCATGAACATAGTAGCCATTACAGGTAGGAAATATTCTTAGAAATGGAATGGTAGGATCCCTTGTCTTACTGACCAATATGAAAACATGTCTATTTATACTGCAGCTAAAGTGATGTCAGCTATTATTCACACAAGCGCCCGCAGTGAATGTCATGATGTACATTAGTAGTCCATGGTTGTGTGCATCATCTTAACATCTAGCTCGTATTCTCTTCATTAGGACGACTCCTACGAGCCTACAGTATAGACTACAGTTGGCATCGCCTGGCTACCTGGGTGAACATCACTGAACAGTGGCCGTATAGGACGTCATGGATCATATGGTTCTTTGAGGACAATGAGGATCTTGATGAGTCCGTTTCTCTGAAGGAGATTTATGATAAGTAGGTATTTTAAGGTGCTCTCCTATGGTGAAAACAGTATGTGATAACTGGTGCCAATAGTCTGTGGTTGAAATAAGGTCCTGTTAATTGTTAAATTTTACCTTGATAATATTTTTGTAAAAACATAATTTAGTGTTATACCCGCTTCTGTACCATTTCCAGAGTTGTGCCAAGAATTCCGTTGACGCGAGAAGTTGAACCTCTTCTCGAGATTGACCGTAATGTCAAGAAGTTTGAGGTGTTTCTCTCAAACAACAACCCAACGTTGAGCGTTGGCGATATCAAGAAATTCCTACCATGTTGTATCAACATTGACCCTTACCTGAGAAAGAGAATTCGAGGTAGGTTTGGATCCTTAAACTCTACGCTGTTAgttaaaattttttaatttgttgcTGAAGTTgagaaaatttccaattgtacTGTAACATATAAgcttactgaatataaatttcaacataaaTTCCAATGTAACAAGTTTCAGCAGAGTTGCATGCATGTTAACTGCACTATGGCTTTGTGTATAATCATCCTGACCAATGGTTAAtgtgtttcaaaatcaaaatgtttcatttcagaATATATGAAGGCGTATGAGCAGctgcctcaagaatttcctgtgACCCAAGTGTTTGGAAGAGCAGGTGGGAGTGACAGCAGCAGCAGTAAGTAGCCATTGTTGTTCATTTGCACTGAGAGCAACCTAGGAAGAGCTGTTCTATTGATTGTTTGCAACCCATGTTGACACTCTTCGTTGATGGTAAAGGCTTTATGTGTTGGAGTAAAAGTTATGATAGAAATTCTCTGTTTCATATTCTTCTAAAATAGTAACAGTTCCATTGAGAACAGTGTGGGGATGAGATTTCTGTTGACATTAAACCTGCGCAATCTTTTGTGACTGGTAAAATTGACGAAAATATAAGGAATACATTACACCCCTTTAAAATCTGTTTGTGAAATAATCGGATGGGTCTGTTGTTAGAGGAATTATATTCCCCGAACGGGTACAGTCATTAGCAGTTCTGCATTAGCATTAACAAACTGAATTGGAATCTGGGTTTGGCATTTATGATTTCCTTTACCAGACGCTCGAGCGAGGATCTACCGAAGGAATAGGACTAGAAGTGATGATAGTTCTGACACACAAAGTCCCCCTGTCCAAACCCCTGCTAAGAATAGGATGACCAAGTCGAGTGGTCAGGGTATGTCTCGAGTTTCCCAAACATGGACACCCTACCTGGCCTAATCCGCTTCATCCCTATTCAGCCCAAAAAAACTTAGGCGTTTCTATTTTCAAATTGCAGCTCCATCTCATCAGTTCATACAAGAACTTGACCTCCTGCCCTATCAAAATTTCCATCagcttttgatatttttgtccTAATGACGCTTTTGTGTTGCCAAACTCTAGCATGAAGGATGTTTGTGAGGGAATTGGTAAATGAGTGCACACTATGTTCCCTGACATCCTGATCAATACACTCGAAGCTTCAATATTTCTACTCCTGCTTTAAAATGCCATCCTTTTATTCCAGAATACAAATAACTGCAGTTTCTTCTGCAAGAGCTTATGAAATATTGGCCAGCTGCTCACTGCATCATCAAATTGAATAGatgaaaaaacatggttttcttttcGTGTATGCTGATGAAAACTGATCAGTGATGTTAAACTGAGTGTAAAAATTTTGATTCTCGTTGATATAGGAATATGTTTAGCTCTCAGAAAACTGTAGATAGTCACAAAGTTCTATAATGTCCTCTTTCTGGACTGACTTTATGTATTGATAGCTCAGCATACTTTATAGTTTGGCCTGTATTTTATTGGTACAAGTGATGCACTGTGTGTTAACTTCTGCATCATCTATATAGCATGTCGCTGACAGAAGTTTTTGTGTCTTCTATAGTACTCTTGACTAACAGTAACATCACAGTTTCTTAATAAAGAATAgatattttgttgatttctctATGTTGTCTCTGTTATATTTACAGGTTTGGGACATTTGGATGGCCGACTACCCAACTCAGGATTCACACCAAATATGAGACCAAACCTACAGAACATTACACCGCCGTACTACTCCCagttccatcatcatcatccctcTGTGATGACCCCAGTCACTCCGATGATGAGGATGCCGTGTGTCGTACCAACACAACACCACCCCTCATTTTCTGGTCCACCGTCCTACATCATTGGTGGAACAAAGAAAGTTTACCTCAAGGTAGGTGTGGATTTGTGTCATCCTCTGCATTTCTAGCCCATCAAGACCTTATTGTGTAGTAAGTTGCCAGACCGGTATTGAGCAGTCACTGACattgtaaaaaaatcattttgatccACTTTCCGATTATGACATCATAAGCCTCATAAACACCATGTCTAAGTATTAGGTAGATGATAAAAATATTTCCTATCGTTTCAGGGTGGCGTACCTAAGAAATTCCTCAGCTCCATGTTACTCGATGACGTCTGCCAACTGCTGATGAAACTAGAAGGACTTGGCACAGCAGCGGTTCAAAAATATCAAGAGGAGATATTCGTGAATAACATTAACGGTTTTGTTCTGTATAACTGTGACTTAGACGAACTGAAACCTGTTCTTGGTATGAACTTTGGAGACTGGCAACTTTTTAAGGCCATGATTCTTGCCTTGAGGTCACGTGAGGAGGAAGCGTTGAGTGGGGTGCCCTCTAGTGACCGTTATATGAACCATTATCTTGCCATTAGTTCTGAGAACTTGCATATGGAGTATCATGAATTGACGTCTGATGCTGGTCCGGCTGTTGCGCTAGATTTTGATGAGAACACAGCTGGAAATTGTTCTTCTGTCTGTGTTGAGGTTACGGATGGTCCGTTGTCTGAGGACAACAACACGCGACAAGTTGTGGAAAAATTAGAAAAGTTAGATAGCAGTGGCGTTCGTATAGTGAGCGAGAAAGATTTTGAGAGAAAGGGGCGATTGGCAAGAAAGAATAGTATTGCACAACAAATCCAAATGGAGAGTATGATACtgaatgatgtgattgatgagTTCAGCGAAGGTGAGAGTGACGAGAATGATGCCTCAAGCGACGAAGCTGATTCAACGATATACTTCGCTGCCGAGGATAATGATTTGGATTCAAGATTGACAACACCTGAGGTTGCATCGCCAGAAACTCGGGAGCCAACATTTCCCGATACGCAACAGGCAGACGAATCCCAGCTTGCAAATAAACTGTACCATCGTTCTAGTATGAAGAAACCGGAAAGTTCACATGCAATGTCGCCATTTGCAGGAAACTCAAAAGTTCAGTTCAACATTCCTGAGAACAGTGAATCCTTTGAATTGGGTGCCATGAAAAACAATTTCTACGATGCGAAATTGAGCGAACTTTCTCCAGAGCATCTAAGCCCATTTCCCGAGGAGATAGACTTGATGATGATGCCAAATGATAGCAAGACGCATCTATCGTCTGTTTCGCCAGACTTGAGTGATGAGGAGCAGCACTCCGTGGTGACATCGCTGATAAGAAAAGTCAAACCAAAAAAGGTGAAATCTCCAGATTCTGAGTCATCAGATGGTGCAGAGAGCGTAAATGCACCGTTACTTGGTAAAAAGgtgcagaagaagaagggtgTAAAAGGATCTCTGAGCGATAACACCAACAGACCAAAATACTTTACTGAACCGCTCCATTCTGCTAACGCTGACAGAGGAACTGAAGTCGATGTCCAAGTTCATCGAACATTAGCAAATGCTGCAGCGTACACTGCCGGATACAAACAGGGTGCAGCCTCAGCAACAGGCCCTGGCAAGCCAAGCTCTACCTCTTCCAAAACTAGCTCCCAGGCATCCTCAAGGAATCCTTCGACGACTGCTTCCTCTGAGAGCATAAAAATGGCACCAGATGAGTCGAAGAGGTCGTCCGCTCAATCGTCACGTGATTCAAGCCCCTCTTCCATACATTCTGGGAGACATAAAAGGTTTTCTGTTACCGAGGTCAAGATTGATATGCCGATTGGCAGTGACTCCAAATGTTAGCTGGACTTGACCTACTTCATGATGTCATCAGACTGGTATTTCTGATCATCGCAGTGTGGTCGTGATGCTCCGGCTGAAATACTGGTCCTTCATGATGAAGTGGTTAAACTGGGCATAGGACATGTTATACAGTACCATATAGTATCATCCAACATGTTCCGATTTATCGTTTACGTCACCTGTCTCTTAATACCAGATTGATGCATTGTCCTTGAACTATCAAATGTCATTGGATGTACTgtcttgttcaaatgtaaaaggATGCTGCAAACCGCCAAATGTTCATGGATAAAACTGGGACATGTTATTGAGTATGCATTATCTTGCATTTTCCAGGTTTACTGTATGCAGCTTCTGTCTCATAATAACAGATTACTGCACTGTCCTTGAACTAAATCCAGGTATGGAATTATGTACTGTGTAAAACCACATCACATTTTAGCATGCACTTTGCACAAATACATTGAGGTAAAATAAAAGAATATTTATGCACTCTTTTGCAATCAAGAGCCTTTCACGACCAAATTCGTATGGTTCATACATAGGACTTGGGTTGTTTTGCCAGGGATGAAGTCAGTTTCCGTATCTCGTCATTGACCCTTTTGATATCGAGGCTTGTGGTCACTTAAAGATACCAGAAGGGCCTCACCGGCCTGTCATGTTTCAGCTTCTTATCCACTTGCCATTTAAGTTGCAGCATGAAAGCATGTATTGAAAGAGAAGCGAGGATTAAAATACTAATTTGTTGTGTTGTCAACCCAAGACTTCTTCATTATGTAAATGTATATGTATCTCCACATCTATAACATCTCCACATTATGACATCTATTTCTAGTAACATTTTTCGCACAAATTTTATGATGTGATTGTAGGTTTTCTCCTCAACAGAGTGGACTGGTTCATGCAGAGATGGAATTTTTTACAGTTCTATGATCCCTATGACAGTGGGACCAATTTAAAAATGACATATGTTCGCAGACCTTGATACTTGGGCATTTTTGTGAGCACTGTGCGCAAGTGTGCTTTCCTCGGGCTGAATTTTGTGTAGTTCACTACACAGAATCTGTTGACCTAATTAAGTTGGTTGATGGGTCCTCCACAAAAGACGGTTTTTGCCTGCGATCGGCTTTTCATGACAATGAAAAAAAGGGAGTGCatgggatgggggggggggggggggggggggggttaaagaCTGCATAATGTTACTTATGAAGGAATGCAATGTATTCCAGTAATATTTTATTCCTAGTTTACATTGTATGATATTTCAGTTTTGATTAATAATTTGgacaaaatgttttatttccATTTTTTTATTGACTATTTCATGTGTTTATTTAGGCGTTGTCACATGTGATACATTAAATGATATCAGTTTCATGATAATGGGATGTACATTCAATTTAAATGGGAacgtgtactgtacatgtatttgttatcaGTTTACCGTGCATAATCATTAGAATTCGAAGTACATTGTTGATACAATTGAGCATCAATTGGCAATTGAAGAGTTATCGACTTCGAGATGCTTGTGCAATGCAATTCCATCAGATTTCCAAGTGTAATGTAAACCATTTGATACCAGGTGCAACAAAAAATCTTTGGAATGCCAAGTGCATTTAAAAACCCTTTGGAAACCGATTGtgtatgatgatgaaataaatgcAATGCTTATACGTAATCATGTTCTCGGCCTCTTTATTGATCAGTATTGGAATCGGTCCAGGATTGCACATCTGCTCAACAACTAAGTCTTGAAGTACTTCCAAGGTAGTCCCGTATAGGTATACTTGGAAGAGCTTCAGCTGCCCATCCGTCACAACAGGCACACAAATGACCCCTCAATGTCTTGACCACCCCTCCCCCTGACAATGTCACACTATCTTTCAGCTGAACTGGTGAAGCTGCCAAAAGGTAGACTAGCCTTGAGCTAGAGGTCACAGTAAGCCTAAGAGATGAAGGTTTTACTGGTCGTTTTTTACGATGTCACAATCCGATGATAATGTTTAGCAAGGGCAGCTGATGGGGAATTagagattgtgacaatgtctccatccACACTGGTGTTGTTTATAGTAAGGGGCATTTTTAACAGATGAAGATACagagattgtgacaatgtctccatcgATGACGAATGTGTTTTGTGAGGGCAGTTTTTACAGATGAAGTTGgagtgattgtgacaatgtctccgtCGACAACGGAGATGTTTGGGGAGGGACAGCCTTAACAGATGGAGTTACagagattgtgacaatgtctccgtCGACAACGGAGATGTTTGGGGAGGGACAGCCTTAACAGATGGAGTTACagagattgtgacaatgtctccgtTGACAGCGAAGGTGTTGGGTGAGCGGCAGCTCTCACAGATGGAGTTGCACagagattgtgacaatgtctccgtCAACAACGACGATGTTTGGTGAACGGCAGTTTTAACAGATGGAGTTACagaagttgtgacaatgtctccgtCAACAACGACTTAGAGGGAGAAATTGGGTGTGGGATTATgagaccaggaggataatgtgcctagCCTCTTTCCTGTCCTGTAGTAGAATGGCTGAAAGTCTGAAATCGGTATGTACTTGAGTTTGTAAAATTCAGGTTCAGGGGAAGTACGGGTTCAAGAAAAGCCAATGCTAGCCGCTTAGGTCTCAATGGACGATTTAGCATCCATTGAACAGCCCTCGCCTAAAGTGgtgaacaagaaaagccaatgctAGCTGATCAGCAAAGATTGTGTCTCTAACCAATGTCAATGGATAGCACTTCGTTAGGGTGCCGCCATAATAAATAAAGCTCCAGTGGTTGTGACAAGTGATCATGTGTCCATGAAATAAGCAAGCGAAGACATTCATTCGGTTTTATTGACATCAAGATTTAAAAatacatttgaaaaataaactagTTACACTCCTCACATATAACTGTACGTCATGCGAGAATATCGTGAATGATCCTCTGTCAAACTCATGGAATGAACTGGCTCAACTCGTCTGAACTTGTCACATTTCTTAAAAAATAACTTATAGAAGGCTAACCTGAACTGTCTGTGGGTAAAGGGATATAATAAGGGATTTAAGGTAGAATTTATCCAGAGCAGCCAAAAAGAAACCTCAAAGACAACTGGATTGATAGTATTCGCACAGAGGGACGAAATTAACGAGAGGACCTCGAAGGGTCCCCAGCAAATACCGAAGACTACTATGATTATCGCAATAGCCTTCGCAGTTTTCTTATCTCTATGTAGCCTCTTTGAGCTGTATTTGTCATGGCTACTCGTCACTGGCGGAAGAACTATGTGAGTATGTTGATTGTTGTTTGAGAACGTCGCTATGGTAGCCCGATGTTGTTGTGTCATGGATTCCTTCATCCTCGTGCGTTTCCGGATGTTTTCATAAATGAGGAGGTTGACTGCCGTCGTTGTGATAAAGGGGAAGATGAACTCCACGGCGGAACCGAAGAGTAAATAAGGCAAATGTGTTTTGAACTCCACGAAGCATTCCCCTGATTGTGCGGAACGACTACCAGTCCAGTGCTCCCAGAATATGATAGCAGGTCCGTAGACCAGAATACCCACAACCCACGGTATCAGCATGAACACAGTCATCAAATTTCTCGTCTGCTTTGCCTTGTAAGTTAAGGCGAAGCGCACACTTAGGTACCTATCCAAACTTATCATGAGGACGCTCCAGGACGAGGCTAGTGGTGTCACGTAATCGCTGACGAGCCAAAAGATACAGAAGCCCCGCCCGAAAGGCCAATGTCCCGTCAACAGATAAGGCACGTAAGGCGGAATGCAAAACAACCCGACGACTAAATCGGTAACTGCTAAATTAAGGATGAGGAAATTGCTAAACTGTCTCAAGTGTCTGTCCAAGGCGAAGGCGACGATGACTATACTGTTGCCCGCGACTGTTATGACAATCATAATAGTACACAAGATTACGATGACCACACTCTGGGTCATTGGTAAGATAAAGTGGGACGAAGTCGCCGTAGGCTTTTTCGAAATGTTGATGCCGATGTCTTCGACGATGACCGCGCCGTTCCGACCGATGTTGTGGATCCCGATGCTATACGGAAAGTCCATGCTTGCCGAGAGAATGGACACCCGACGCGATCAAGCCTTATTCTCAGCTCTGCTTCTTTAATCTCGGTTCATGTCATTTTGTGGGCACTTCAGTGGGGTTCTTTGTCCTGAAAGTGCAAATTAAAGAAGGTGTTTGGTTTGGCAAATGATAAGATACATTCAAAACACTGGGAGAATAAAGTGATTTAGAGGCGAATTAGTCATTTACTGATGGACATCCGGATCCCGCAAAATGACCACGTGGAACCGCTTTGGTTGTCCTTCACATCTGAACATcaaactgaaaaatgaaatagtcaatacaatgtatgtacagtagaacctctctattgaggacaccctcaggactgacaagtgctgtccttaatagagaggtgtcctgattagagaggtcaaatttaatggaaaccatcaatttgggaccaaacctagcatccttaattgagaggttgtccttaatagagaggtgtccgctaagggaggttccactgtatataaatACAAAATGTGTGATCATTTGCTCCTTCGCCATCGGCTTCTTCCTCTTCCACTACGTTTTTCTTGGTCATTCATCTCTGCGTGTTTTGTTGCTTGACCATGTGGAATGATACAATCGCACGATGTCTTGGATATTGAGTCCGACGGAATACCGGATGTGTCGCCTTGTCGGAGCTAAGAGCCAAAAGCATGTTTAAGTTATCCAGATTGGATAGCAAACTCGGATTTGCGACCCTCGTAATCGCCTTGTGCGTATCAGGAAAGGGGACTACTAACTGGCAATAAAAGCAGAACACTCTGGTAATCCGATTGTTTGCATAGGCAGATATAATTACGGCCAATATACTTCCCTCGTTTTAGGGAAGCTTTTATCATCTTGATATAGGAAAAGCTTTGGAGGCTCTATCAGCTTAGACGTGATTGCCTTTTGCTTGACAGACCAGCTTTAGGCAAAAGAAGAGAGGTCGGCCAAAATCGATGCTCTTTGGTGTGAATGCCGGCCTCGACTGATTAGGAGGGGTGGTAGCAAGCACCTGGTTGTTTTGGCAACAGAAGCAGGCGGTGTTTGTCGTCCATGAGTAATTTTATATTCCCGGCAACTTCTGTCGCCTATTGCCAATTCTACATTGATGCAACTGACTTGCGCCTTCTTGCAATCGACGCTTGGTTAATTTCGGTTGATGGGTTAACACCAGTGATAAAACACTATGACCAGATAAGAAAATCCTCAGACTTGCGTCATGTCAAGTAATTATAGAGCAATAGCAGCATGCTCATCCCTATAAACAATACAATTTGCCAAATCAGTCAAGGCTGAGGCGGACTTGCTGGTAAATTGCAAGGTTTCCGTCTCCTAATGAACTTAATGATTCGAGTCCTATGGCTTTCCTTTGAAGCACTGCCAACAAACCGGCCGCTCACTAATTGATAAAATAACACTCAACAACCTCCTTATGACTACGAACCAATTTGCTTAATGGACAGGATCTAAACGGTTTAGAGGATTTGCGCGGAGCTTTAGCAAAACCTGCCTCCCCTGATGTAAAGGTTTAATGGCTGTGCATACCTGCTATTCTGATAGACCATTAACGGTCACCAAGTTATTGGCAAGAAAGCTGAAGTGGATGTCTTAGTCAACATCCACATTGTGATTGTCTGACTGTTAGATGTTCCTTCTTAGATTTCATAGGAGAGAAATATTGATCTTGACTATGATCCTAAATCTCTGCACCTTAACCATGACCTGGCCCATAATTTCAGAGAATATTCCCCACAAGCCTGGCCTATGAGGTGTGAACGGGGAAAATGTTAAGTGCAGTCTTCACACACATCCAGCGACACTGTCTCGTGACAGTGACAACGACCGACCAGCTCATGACTTTCACTCAAACCTACAAACAATTACTTTTGTTGCTGACAACACTGTACATCTCAACCGGTGTTTTTGGATCCGCCCGGAGCCTGGGATGAAAGCAAATAGACGATTGGTCTCGCCAATTAGGCTGACCACTTCTTGTGGTTAGTGTTATCTCGGTAGGAACAAAACCAACACCCAGCCAATTACGAAAACTACTGAGGATACATGTCACTGTTGTCAACCATGTATAGTCGGTTGAATGTCGGGGTTCCAAGGTTTTTGGGAACAAGAACGGAAAAAAGGAAATCGCAGGAAGGAACGACAATGCGAAAGGGACCTGGGATAGACGCATAGGTAAAAATTGCAACTTTGAAAAGGGTAATGGGAATAAGGCAATCGTTCGCATTATGCAATATCTCGGTTACTACAGTGGACAGAAGTGACGGAGACCTGCAACACATGCGAAATACGTTTAACACACGGCGCAAGGAGATTCCTTGAATGGCCAACGCCCGCTCCATCGAGGAGCATGACTGAGTAAACTGCCTGAATACGTCTCGTGAATATAATGTCAAGTGAGAAACAGATGTTTGGAATATTGGTCGATAATTGTATGGGCGTGGGTCCATGCAATCTTGGCCATAGGCCAGGATGGTGGCCTTCGATTCCCTGGAATGACATGATACTGGCATCACATTTATGACAGGTCAATTTCCTCCACGTCATCTCCGGTTTGGTGTCCCACCGTGTTGTTCAATTACAGTGATTGTGACATACACCAAGTGTACCAAGCAAGGGCTTTGACAGTTCTCTTAGCCATCAACGTGTCACTGACATTACACAAACGAAAATAGAGTTCTGAATCTCGCGCATGCCAAACGGTATTAACTCGCCGTCGACATGAAAATCAATGATAATGGTTTCGGTAAGCCGAGATTAATTGTGGGATGCGTCCCAGATTATCTAGCGATTAATAATTCACACACCAGGGAACGGGGCGAATGTCACGGCAATAGGAAACATGATTTCGTTGAGATAGTGATTAATGGACTTCAAGTGGTCTCGCCTACATGGCTACTGTTTGTTCGTG of Lineus longissimus chromosome 9, tnLinLong1.2, whole genome shotgun sequence contains these proteins:
- the LOC135493775 gene encoding histamine H3 receptor-like, with the protein product MDFPYSIGIHNIGRNGAVIVEDIGINISKKPTATSSHFILPMTQSVVIVILCTIMIVITVAGNSIVIVAFALDRHLRQFSNFLILNLAVTDLVVGLFCIPPYVPYLLTGHWPFGRGFCIFWLVSDYVTPLASSWSVLMISLDRYLSVRFALTYKAKQTRNLMTVFMLIPWVVGILVYGPAIIFWEHWTGSRSAQSGECFVEFKTHLPYLLFGSAVEFIFPFITTTAVNLLIYENIRKRTRMKESMTQQHRATIATFSNNNQHTHIVLPPVTSSHDKYSSKRLHRDKKTAKAIAIIIVVFGICWGPFEVLSLISSLCANTINPVVFEVSFWLLWINSTLNPLLYPFTHRQFRLAFYKLFFKKCDKFRRVEPVHSMSLTEDHSRYSRMTYSYM